The proteins below come from a single Edaphobacter acidisoli genomic window:
- a CDS encoding 4a-hydroxytetrahydrobiopterin dehydratase, protein MKKTLTTAEINALLKLHPGWTLHDGKLTREWTFKNFVEAIAFVNKIAPLAEAAGHHPDIDIRYNRVLLSLVSHDAGGITERDASMAAEISEEFS, encoded by the coding sequence ATGAAGAAGACCCTCACCACCGCCGAAATCAACGCCCTCCTCAAACTGCATCCTGGCTGGACGCTCCACGACGGCAAACTCACCCGCGAATGGACCTTCAAAAACTTCGTCGAAGCCATCGCCTTCGTCAACAAAATCGCACCACTCGCCGAAGCCGCCGGTCACCACCCCGACATCGACATCCGCTACAACCGCGTCCTCCTCAGCCTCGTCTCGCATGACGCTGGAGGCATCACCGAACGCGACGCCTCCATGGCCGCCGAGATCAGCGAAGAATTCTCCTGA